The Deltaproteobacteria bacterium genome window below encodes:
- a CDS encoding metallophosphoesterase gives MALRFVHVSDIHLLDLRGVRPWHYFNKRITGRINLALKRRRLHDERIFDAVLDCGRRLGADRLVVTGDLTNLALPSEFAHARAKLSDAGMPVTVIPGNHDTYTAGAVRQRLFERHFAEFMDGERDGDAFPFVQRVGPAALVGVSSGITSLPLYATGAVGPAQLERLEAVLARLSTEGLMRIVLIHHPPVAGVSKPRHDLLDLGAFGEVIARQGAELILHGHEHRCVDSTLPGPHGDVPVHGVASGTSCSTRPGRQASFSLYEVDRDLIHRERYTWNGTAFDRVHD, from the coding sequence ATGGCGCTGCGATTCGTGCACGTCTCGGACATCCATCTGCTCGACCTGCGTGGCGTGCGGCCGTGGCACTACTTCAACAAGCGCATCACCGGACGCATCAACCTCGCGCTCAAGCGCCGGCGGCTGCACGACGAGCGCATCTTCGACGCCGTGCTCGATTGCGGACGCCGCCTGGGCGCCGACCGGCTGGTGGTGACCGGCGATCTGACCAACCTCGCGCTGCCGTCGGAGTTCGCCCACGCGCGCGCGAAGCTGTCCGACGCGGGCATGCCCGTCACCGTCATCCCCGGCAATCACGACACGTACACCGCAGGTGCGGTGCGGCAGCGGTTGTTCGAGCGGCACTTCGCCGAATTCATGGACGGCGAGCGCGACGGTGACGCGTTCCCGTTCGTGCAGCGGGTCGGGCCCGCGGCGCTCGTGGGGGTCTCGAGCGGGATCACCTCGCTGCCGCTGTACGCGACGGGCGCGGTCGGGCCTGCCCAGCTGGAGCGGCTCGAGGCCGTGCTGGCCCGGCTTTCGACCGAGGGACTGATGCGGATCGTGCTGATCCACCATCCACCCGTCGCCGGGGTGTCGAAGCCGCGTCACGACCTGCTCGATCTGGGCGCCTTCGGCGAGGTCATCGCACGCCAGGGCGCCGAACTCATCCTCCACGGCCACGAGCATCGTTGCGTGGACAGCACGCTGCCCGGCCCGCACGGCGACGTGCCGGTGCATGGCGTGGCATCGGGCACCTCGTGCTCGACGCGACCGGGCCGACAGGCTTCGTTTTCGCTATACGAGGTCGACCGCGACCTCATCCATCGGGAGCGCTACACATGGAACGGAACCGCATTCGATCGCGTGCACGACTGA
- a CDS encoding protein kinase — protein sequence MPSCPHRKIRPLGEGAVGDVHLCVDVFRRRLVVVKWLRAEVHEGSEAAVRFQREAQLMSGANFDGVIKVEHFGSDEYGRTWMAMEFVDGVSPAGAIGEGDTWGVHRLLAGVGRSLDELHGLGVVHRDLKPDNVLLRNQPNGPSGWDPVIIDLGIAKWLAHEAATATGSVFGTPHYMSPEQFRDTKHVGPATDRYALAVIAFELLSGRLPYDGRSLPELLHQHMESEIPALSIALKGRARATVMDSGAAADTRVPSPHLDVFMRRAMAKQPAARFGSGREMAAAFQTAATADGLWYEPDTVEPLFERLVRPIVEMTYAGAVHRFDMREGPIVIGRHEACQLVVTSPRMSRLHACVYAHRGRIWIADLQSQNGTQYQGRALAAAVPVPIRADGEGAPIRLYDQDLEIRAVES from the coding sequence GTGCCAAGCTGCCCACACCGCAAGATCCGCCCGCTGGGCGAGGGTGCGGTGGGCGACGTGCACCTGTGCGTCGACGTGTTCCGCCGCCGGCTCGTGGTGGTGAAGTGGCTGCGCGCCGAGGTCCACGAGGGCAGCGAGGCTGCGGTCCGCTTCCAGCGTGAGGCGCAGCTGATGAGTGGCGCCAACTTCGACGGCGTCATCAAGGTCGAGCACTTCGGCAGCGACGAGTACGGCCGCACCTGGATGGCCATGGAGTTCGTCGACGGCGTGTCGCCGGCCGGCGCCATCGGCGAGGGCGACACCTGGGGGGTGCACCGGTTGCTCGCCGGCGTCGGCCGCAGCCTCGACGAGCTCCACGGACTCGGGGTCGTCCACCGCGACCTCAAGCCCGACAACGTCCTGTTGCGCAATCAGCCCAATGGGCCGAGCGGCTGGGACCCCGTGATCATCGATCTCGGGATCGCGAAGTGGCTCGCCCACGAGGCCGCGACCGCGACGGGCTCGGTGTTCGGCACGCCGCACTACATGAGCCCGGAGCAGTTCCGCGACACCAAGCACGTGGGCCCGGCGACCGATCGCTATGCCTTGGCGGTGATCGCCTTCGAGCTGCTGTCCGGCCGGCTGCCCTACGACGGTCGGTCGCTGCCGGAGCTGCTGCACCAGCACATGGAATCGGAGATTCCGGCGCTGTCGATCGCGCTCAAGGGGCGCGCGCGGGCCACCGTGATGGACTCCGGCGCCGCAGCGGACACCCGCGTGCCGTCGCCGCACCTCGACGTGTTCATGCGGCGCGCGATGGCCAAGCAACCCGCGGCGCGCTTCGGCTCGGGCCGCGAGATGGCGGCCGCATTCCAGACCGCCGCCACCGCCGACGGCCTGTGGTACGAGCCCGACACCGTCGAGCCGCTGTTCGAGCGCTTGGTGCGGCCGATCGTCGAGATGACCTACGCCGGGGCGGTGCATCGCTTCGACATGCGCGAGGGGCCGATCGTGATCGGTCGCCACGAGGCGTGCCAGCTGGTGGTGACCTCGCCGCGCATGAGTCGGCTGCATGCCTGCGTGTACGCGCACCGTGGTCGCATCTGGATCGCCGATCTGCAGAGCCAGAACGGCACGCAGTACCAGGGCCGCGCGCTCGCGGCCGCGGTGCCGGTGCCGATCCGCGCCGACGGCGAGGGCGCGCCGATCCGGCTGTACGATCAGGACCTCGAGATCCGCGCCGTCGAGTCGTGA